A window of Roseovarius sp. THAF27 contains these coding sequences:
- a CDS encoding prephenate dehydratase, which produces MTKRIAFQGEPGAYSHQACRDTYPDMDTLPCRTFEDAIEAVRSGEADLAMLPVENSTFGRVADIHHLLPASGLHIIAEAFVRVHINLLALPGVPLEQIKRAKSHTMLLGQCRQFLAQHDIQRVTGADTAGSAREVAQAGEPDMAALASELAGEIYGLDILAREIEDESNNSTRFLVMSREPDHSYRGDDGMMTTFVFQVRNIPAALYKAMGGFATNGINMTKLESYMVGGSFTATQFYADIEGHPDDPGVKLALEELDYFTSDVTLLGVYPADPRRH; this is translated from the coding sequence ATGACCAAACGCATCGCCTTTCAGGGAGAGCCCGGCGCCTACTCCCACCAGGCCTGCCGCGACACCTATCCCGACATGGATACCCTGCCCTGCCGCACCTTCGAGGACGCGATCGAGGCCGTCCGCTCGGGCGAGGCGGACCTGGCCATGCTGCCCGTCGAAAACTCGACCTTCGGGCGGGTCGCCGACATTCACCACCTTCTGCCGGCATCCGGCCTGCACATCATCGCCGAGGCCTTCGTGCGCGTGCACATCAACCTTCTGGCGCTGCCCGGCGTGCCGCTGGAACAGATCAAGCGCGCCAAAAGCCACACGATGCTCCTGGGCCAGTGCCGCCAGTTCCTGGCACAGCACGACATCCAGCGCGTCACCGGCGCCGACACCGCCGGCTCTGCGCGCGAGGTCGCCCAAGCCGGCGAGCCCGATATGGCCGCGCTGGCCTCCGAACTGGCCGGAGAGATCTACGGCCTCGACATCCTCGCCCGCGAGATCGAGGACGAGAGCAACAATTCCACCCGCTTCCTCGTCATGTCGCGCGAGCCCGACCACTCCTATCGCGGCGACGACGGCATGATGACCACCTTCGTGTTCCAGGTCCGCAACATCCCCGCGGCGCTCTACAAGGCGATGGGCGGTTTCGCCACGAACGGTATCAACATGACCAAGCTGGAAAGCTACATGGTCGGCGGCTCCTTCACCGCAACCCAGTTCTATGCCGATATCGAGGGCCACCCCGACGATCCCGGCGTCAAGCTGGCGCTGGAAGAGCTGGATTACTTCACCTCGGACGTCACGCTTCTGGGTGTTTATCCCGCCGACCCGCGCCGCCACTGA
- a CDS encoding cytochrome c family protein, whose protein sequence is MFDTMTFTKIMGGLCGTFLVFLLGKWAAEEIYHVGGGGHGEEHQAAYVIEVDEGEGGGGGGEEEEAVTLASLYSEADVGAGERVFGKCKACHQAEDGANGVGPHLYGVVGRDVDAVDGFSYSGALEEAADVWTPENLFAFLEDPKGYAPGTTMGFNGLPKPEDRANVIAFLDQTDGDMTEVAAEEGASEESASSEEGTEEEATEEASAEEGSEEQATEEASAEEGSEEQAAEEASAEEGSEEEATEEASAEEGSEEQATEEAAAEEGSEEEATEQAAAEEGSDEGGSEEQAAEESSGGDGGGSEFEQLVAAADAADGEKAFRKCAACHKAEEEANGVGPHLVGVVGRDIGSVDGFNYSDALAGLDGQWTADELNAWLEDPKGYAPGNKMAYRGVRKEEERAALVKYLESTAN, encoded by the coding sequence ATGTTTGACACAATGACCTTCACAAAGATCATGGGCGGCCTTTGCGGCACGTTCCTGGTCTTTCTTCTTGGCAAGTGGGCTGCGGAAGAGATCTATCACGTTGGCGGCGGCGGTCACGGCGAGGAGCACCAAGCGGCCTACGTCATCGAGGTGGACGAAGGCGAAGGCGGCGGCGGCGGCGGAGAAGAAGAGGAAGCGGTGACGCTGGCCTCGCTTTACTCCGAAGCGGACGTGGGCGCAGGCGAGCGCGTGTTCGGCAAATGCAAGGCCTGCCACCAGGCGGAGGACGGTGCCAATGGCGTCGGTCCGCATCTTTACGGTGTGGTCGGGCGTGACGTCGACGCGGTCGACGGCTTCAGCTATTCCGGCGCGCTGGAAGAGGCGGCGGACGTCTGGACGCCCGAGAACCTGTTCGCGTTCCTGGAGGACCCGAAAGGCTATGCGCCGGGCACGACGATGGGTTTCAACGGCCTGCCCAAGCCGGAAGACCGCGCCAACGTCATCGCCTTTCTTGACCAGACGGATGGCGACATGACCGAGGTTGCGGCCGAGGAAGGCGCGTCGGAAGAGAGCGCGTCGTCCGAGGAGGGCACCGAGGAAGAGGCCACCGAGGAGGCGTCTGCCGAAGAGGGTTCGGAAGAGCAAGCCACCGAAGAAGCCTCTGCCGAGGAAGGTTCCGAAGAGCAGGCGGCCGAGGAGGCATCTGCCGAGGAAGGCTCTGAAGAAGAAGCGACCGAAGAGGCGTCGGCCGAGGAAGGTTCCGAAGAGCAAGCGACCGAAGAGGCCGCGGCCGAAGAAGGTTCGGAAGAAGAAGCCACCGAGCAAGCCGCAGCCGAAGAAGGCTCTGACGAGGGCGGCTCGGAAGAGCAGGCCGCCGAGGAAAGCTCGGGCGGCGACGGTGGCGGCTCGGAGTTCGAGCAACTCGTCGCGGCGGCGGACGCGGCCGATGGCGAGAAGGCGTTCCGCAAGTGCGCCGCCTGCCACAAGGCCGAGGAAGAAGCCAACGGCGTCGGTCCGCACCTTGTGGGTGTGGTGGGCCGCGATATCGGCTCGGTCGACGGCTTCAACTATTCCGACGCGCTGGCCGGCCTGGACGGACAATGGACGGCGGACGAACTGAACGCTTGGCTGGAAGACCCCAAAGGCTATGCGCCGGGCAACAAGATGGCCTATCGCGGCGTGCGCAAGGAAGAAGAGCGCGCGGCGCTGGTCAAGTACCTGGAGAGCACCGCCAACTGA
- a CDS encoding extracellular solute-binding protein, whose amino-acid sequence MTRRQSRATPRAIAVSRTRFLTAALTGLCIAALAATTALAQDEAADETIIKSHGYSYFGELKYPEDYEHFSYVNPDAPKGGEISIALAGSFDSMNPYTRNGRASALSTIGYESLLGQVLAGSGSLPGDDMNGLYGLVAHTVEYPEDKSWVIFHMRPEATFSDGTPVTAEDVAFSHNLLLDQGLKSYAEAVRKRIPKVEVLDEHTVKFYFAEGISRRSLIDQVGTVPIWSKAWYEETGARLDEPRLDISPGSGPYVIDEVVPNRRVVIKRNPDYWGWDLPINKGRHNFDTIRLEYFADSTAAFEAFKAGEVTYRTEADPKQWASAYDFPAANKGWVKLEAIPDGSPPQMTGIVFNTRRDVLKDKRVRQAVALMFNFEWTNESLFAGFYEQQRSFSTGTPLEATGLPEGDELEFLNSLGDAVPEEVKTTEPWVPHTSDPSRLTSRKNKRQALRLMQEAGYTVGDDGKMRGEDGKVLRLDFLLNASGQPTEKAVAENFISNLQDLGLDARLEAVDSAQFTKRERDHDYDLVFDGYPALMGTGTGLAQRFGSEAADDLFNPAGLRSPMVDRIIEESLMTESQEEEDMTIRALDRALRHEFVLIPDGYAPDHWVAYWDQYARPEEIPPYLLGTLDFWWYDAEKAEKLREAGAL is encoded by the coding sequence ATGACCCGACGCCAGAGCCGGGCCACGCCCCGGGCCATCGCCGTTTCCCGCACCCGTTTCCTGACCGCCGCGCTGACCGGGCTGTGCATCGCGGCGCTGGCCGCGACCACCGCGCTGGCGCAGGACGAGGCCGCGGACGAGACCATCATCAAGAGCCACGGCTATTCGTATTTCGGAGAGCTGAAATACCCCGAGGATTACGAGCATTTCAGCTATGTGAACCCGGATGCGCCCAAGGGCGGCGAGATTTCCATCGCGCTGGCGGGCAGTTTCGACTCGATGAACCCCTACACGCGGAATGGCCGCGCCTCGGCCCTGTCGACGATCGGGTACGAGAGCCTGCTGGGCCAGGTGCTGGCCGGATCGGGCAGCCTGCCGGGCGACGACATGAACGGGCTCTATGGTCTGGTGGCGCACACGGTCGAATACCCCGAGGACAAGTCGTGGGTGATCTTTCACATGCGGCCCGAAGCGACCTTTTCCGACGGCACGCCGGTCACCGCCGAGGATGTGGCGTTTTCGCACAACCTGCTGCTGGACCAGGGGCTGAAAAGCTATGCCGAGGCGGTGCGCAAGCGCATTCCGAAGGTTGAGGTGCTGGATGAGCATACGGTGAAGTTCTATTTCGCCGAAGGCATTTCGCGCCGCAGCCTGATCGACCAGGTGGGCACGGTGCCGATCTGGTCCAAGGCGTGGTACGAGGAAACCGGCGCGCGGCTGGACGAGCCGCGGCTGGACATTTCGCCGGGGTCGGGCCCGTATGTGATCGACGAGGTGGTGCCGAACCGCCGCGTGGTGATAAAGCGCAACCCCGATTACTGGGGATGGGACCTTCCGATCAACAAGGGCCGGCACAATTTCGATACGATCCGGCTGGAGTATTTCGCGGATTCCACCGCTGCCTTCGAGGCGTTCAAGGCGGGCGAGGTGACCTATCGCACCGAGGCCGACCCCAAGCAGTGGGCCAGCGCCTATGACTTTCCCGCCGCCAACAAGGGCTGGGTGAAGCTGGAGGCGATCCCGGATGGCTCGCCGCCGCAGATGACGGGCATCGTGTTCAACACCCGCCGCGATGTGCTGAAGGACAAGCGCGTGCGGCAGGCGGTGGCGCTGATGTTCAACTTCGAGTGGACAAACGAGTCGCTGTTTGCCGGGTTCTACGAGCAGCAGCGATCCTTTTCCACGGGCACCCCGCTGGAAGCTACGGGCTTGCCCGAGGGCGACGAGCTGGAATTCCTGAATTCGCTGGGCGACGCGGTGCCCGAGGAGGTCAAGACGACCGAGCCGTGGGTGCCGCATACGAGCGATCCGTCGCGGCTGACGTCGCGCAAGAACAAGCGGCAGGCGCTGCGTCTGATGCAGGAAGCCGGGTACACGGTGGGCGACGACGGCAAGATGCGCGGCGAGGACGGCAAGGTGCTGCGGCTGGATTTCCTGCTGAACGCGTCGGGGCAGCCCACGGAAAAGGCCGTGGCCGAGAATTTCATCTCGAACCTTCAGGACCTGGGCCTCGATGCGCGGCTGGAGGCCGTGGACAGCGCGCAGTTCACCAAGCGTGAGCGCGATCACGACTATGACCTGGTTTTCGATGGCTATCCGGCCTTGATGGGCACGGGCACGGGCCTGGCGCAGCGGTTCGGGAGCGAGGCGGCCGACGACCTTTTCAACCCTGCGGGATTGCGCAGCCCGATGGTGGACCGGATCATCGAGGAATCGCTGATGACCGAAAGCCAGGAGGAAGAGGACATGACGATCCGCGCGCTGGACCGGGCGTTGCGGCACGAATTCGTCCTGATCCCCGACGGCTATGCGCCCGATCACTGGGTCGCCTATTGGGACCAGTACGCGCGTCCCGAGGAAATTCCGCCCTACCTGCTGGGAACGCTGGACTTCTGGTGGTACGACGCCGAGAAGGCCGAAAAGCTGAGAGAGGCGGGGGCGCTTTGA